A section of the Metabacillus endolithicus genome encodes:
- a CDS encoding DUF3052 domain-containing protein, with amino-acid sequence MVESNPILKKLQFKDSGQPVLIMNHPNSYNEVISSFTGDVHNEAKSDEYDFVQIFGTANDQLKSLAQVAVQAIKEDGLFWICYPKKSSKTYKGSDCSRETVGGLLAAEGYEPVRQIAIDEDWSALRFRKVEKIKKMSRKFAVTDEGKQRTEQI; translated from the coding sequence ATGGTAGAAAGTAATCCAATACTGAAGAAACTACAATTTAAAGATAGTGGACAACCAGTGCTGATAATGAATCACCCTAATTCCTACAATGAAGTTATTTCATCCTTTACAGGAGACGTTCATAACGAAGCTAAAAGCGATGAGTATGATTTTGTACAGATTTTCGGTACAGCAAATGATCAATTGAAGTCTCTTGCTCAAGTAGCAGTACAAGCTATTAAGGAAGATGGTTTATTTTGGATTTGTTACCCTAAAAAATCATCAAAAACATATAAGGGTTCTGACTGCAGCCGTGAAACAGTTGGTGGATTATTAGCTGCGGAGGGATATGAACCGGTTCGGCAAATAGCCATAGATGAGGATTGGTCAGCTTTACGGTTCCGTAAAGTTGAAAAGATAAAAAAGATGTCGCGTAAATTTGCTGTAACTGACGAAGGAAAGCAGCGTACTGAGCAAATTTAA
- the pepF gene encoding oligoendopeptidase F, translating into MTTYTSRKDVPIEEKWNLDDLYSDLKDWEKDYNTINEKVEELKSFDGNIHDGPSLYSFLKKKEEMSFTFNKLYAYAMLNVDEDTRETSSQSLLERAKQLSIKAGSSTSFFMPFLLSLKEETLKEYITSEQKLEYFEEDLWESFRYKKHVLSKEQEEVISKLGEALSSPSHTFGMMNNADIKFGEVTSDDGEKVELTRGMYAKIIEDENREKRKEAYKAYYKPYLQLKNSIASTLSSAIKNNVTMAKLRNYPSALEKALFGDNVPREVYENLIETTKQNISSLHQYSKLRKQKLQLDELRQYDLSVPLVSGVKQEITYDKAYEIMCEALSPLGEDYIKTLREFKENRYLDVRETPGKRSGAYNLGVYGVHPYILLNHQDNLDSLFTLVHECGHGVHSKLSSLHQPQITARYSIFVAEVASTVNEVLLINYLLDKEENADVRKHLVNHFIDQFKGTFFTQVMFAEFEMKTHEMAEKGMPLNVEVFNTTYEGLFREYYGDEVVFDEEVKYGWSRIPHFYRPFYVYKYATGFASAIHLATKILEGDEKTLHSYLEFLKSGSADYPLELLKSTGVDLTAPYPIENSLKKFKELVEEFSSL; encoded by the coding sequence ATGACAACATACACTTCCAGAAAAGATGTTCCGATTGAGGAAAAATGGAATTTAGATGACCTTTATTCAGACCTGAAAGATTGGGAGAAAGACTATAATACAATTAATGAAAAAGTAGAAGAATTAAAGAGTTTTGACGGAAATATTCATGACGGCCCATCACTTTACTCATTTTTAAAGAAAAAGGAAGAAATGTCTTTTACCTTTAACAAGCTTTATGCGTATGCAATGTTAAATGTGGATGAAGATACACGAGAAACAAGTTCACAATCGCTTTTAGAACGTGCTAAACAACTAAGTATAAAAGCTGGCTCATCAACTTCTTTTTTTATGCCATTTCTTTTGAGCTTAAAGGAAGAAACATTAAAAGAATACATAACATCAGAACAAAAGCTTGAGTATTTCGAGGAAGACTTATGGGAATCATTCCGTTACAAAAAGCATGTATTAAGTAAAGAGCAAGAAGAAGTGATTTCAAAGCTTGGTGAAGCTCTATCTTCACCAAGTCACACATTTGGCATGATGAACAATGCTGATATCAAGTTTGGAGAAGTAACAAGCGATGATGGTGAAAAAGTTGAATTAACAAGAGGCATGTATGCAAAAATAATCGAGGATGAAAATCGAGAAAAACGTAAAGAAGCATACAAAGCATATTATAAACCATATCTGCAACTCAAAAATTCGATCGCTTCGACTTTGTCATCTGCTATTAAAAACAACGTCACAATGGCAAAGTTACGAAATTACCCTTCTGCCTTAGAGAAAGCATTATTTGGTGATAATGTTCCTAGAGAAGTATATGAGAATTTAATTGAAACAACGAAGCAAAATATCTCATCTTTGCATCAATACTCTAAGCTTCGTAAGCAAAAATTACAACTTGATGAACTTAGACAATATGATTTAAGCGTTCCATTAGTAAGTGGTGTAAAGCAAGAAATAACATATGACAAGGCATATGAGATCATGTGTGAAGCTCTTTCACCATTAGGCGAAGATTACATCAAAACACTAAGGGAATTTAAGGAAAACCGATATCTTGATGTGAGGGAAACACCAGGTAAGCGATCGGGTGCATATAACCTTGGAGTTTATGGCGTTCATCCGTATATTCTTTTAAACCATCAAGACAATTTGGACAGTTTGTTTACTTTGGTTCATGAATGCGGTCATGGTGTTCATAGCAAGTTAAGCTCGTTACATCAACCACAAATCACAGCGCGCTACAGCATATTTGTTGCAGAAGTTGCTTCTACTGTTAACGAAGTGCTTTTAATTAACTACCTTTTAGATAAAGAAGAAAATGCAGATGTACGAAAGCATTTGGTTAATCATTTTATTGATCAATTTAAAGGAACATTTTTTACACAAGTCATGTTTGCAGAATTTGAAATGAAAACACATGAAATGGCAGAGAAGGGAATGCCACTTAATGTAGAAGTTTTTAATACAACATATGAGGGGTTGTTCCGTGAATATTACGGAGATGAAGTTGTTTTTGATGAAGAGGTAAAATACGGCTGGTCAAGAATTCCTCATTTCTACCGTCCTTTTTATGTGTATAAATACGCGACAGGCTTTGCTTCAGCTATTCACCTTGCTACAAAAATTTTAGAAGGTGATGAAAAAACATTACATTCTTACTTGGAATTTTTAAAAAGTGGAAGTGCTGATTATCCATTGGAATTATTAAAAAGTACCGGTGTGGATTTAACTGCACCATATCCGATTGAAAACTCATTAAAGAAATTCAAGGAACTTGTTGAGGAATTTTCTTCATTATAA
- a CDS encoding methyl-accepting chemotaxis protein gives MKKSIFSIKKIRTKLIIIFLLIGLVPLGTASAIIYSLNSKELIKKEEVGLRDLAKSTSNSIEQWLDKRMSEIQLASKTDTMSSLNPKRQLSFIKKIKDQSEAYETVVFTDKEGIVRAHTTEENIGVMNLADREYFKQGLKGESNISNVLTSKATGNRILVLATPVKDEKGEILGVLSASVNFELVIQEFVGSNIEKSIIPNLVDNEGILQVHPTKDWVGKAVEETSISQDVQQLIKKGKTESGYSIVEDEGKEYVIAYTPIEISGYVLYFKTPIELVLSATNHIKNMTFLIFGISFILIVLLAIFVSNSISKPLTNVTRHIKKIAEGDLTGENIEVRTKDEIGILTSSINTMSGNLKELIQEVNQSSELVAAHSEELTASAEESKTTTEYITTAIQEVASGADSQSEKVSHSEKALETMAMGISQIAISSSSISETSQSTIDKAQTGGESVKQTVEQMKSIQSSVQTSNEMIKSLDERSKQIGNIVEVITGIADQTNLLALNAAIEAARAGEQGKGFAVVADEVRKLAEESKKSSDQIRQLISSIQYEMISSLKGMGQVTQDVNDGLELANRTQGNFFEIIESTKLVSEQIDQMAATAQEISVVTAEAAVSFGEISNITKETTASTQEVASSSEEQLGSMEEIATSAQSLSEMAVNLREMISKFKV, from the coding sequence ATGAAAAAATCTATTTTTTCGATCAAAAAGATAAGAACAAAGCTCATTATTATTTTCTTACTAATTGGACTAGTCCCATTAGGAACTGCATCTGCCATTATTTACTCACTTAACAGTAAGGAATTAATAAAGAAAGAGGAAGTAGGGCTAAGAGATTTAGCAAAAAGTACTTCAAACAGTATAGAACAATGGCTAGACAAAAGAATGAGTGAGATACAGCTAGCCTCAAAAACAGATACAATGAGCTCTCTAAATCCAAAACGACAGTTAAGCTTTATAAAAAAAATAAAAGACCAATCAGAAGCTTATGAAACTGTCGTTTTCACGGATAAAGAAGGAATTGTTAGAGCTCATACAACGGAAGAAAATATTGGTGTGATGAATCTTGCAGATCGCGAGTATTTCAAGCAAGGTTTAAAGGGCGAGAGTAATATTTCCAATGTATTGACGTCAAAAGCAACCGGTAACAGAATTTTAGTTCTCGCAACTCCTGTTAAAGATGAAAAAGGTGAGATTCTTGGAGTTTTGTCAGCTTCGGTAAATTTTGAGCTTGTTATTCAAGAGTTTGTAGGGAGTAATATAGAAAAATCAATCATTCCGAACTTGGTAGACAACGAAGGTATTTTACAAGTACACCCAACAAAAGACTGGGTTGGAAAAGCTGTTGAAGAAACGTCAATTTCACAAGATGTTCAGCAATTAATTAAAAAAGGAAAAACAGAATCCGGATATTCAATCGTAGAAGATGAAGGAAAGGAATATGTAATTGCATATACACCAATTGAAATTTCTGGTTATGTATTATATTTTAAAACACCAATTGAACTAGTCCTTTCAGCAACAAACCATATTAAAAATATGACCTTTTTAATCTTTGGAATTTCATTTATCCTAATTGTGTTATTAGCTATATTCGTTTCTAATTCAATAAGTAAACCTCTTACAAATGTTACTCGTCACATTAAGAAAATTGCAGAAGGTGATTTAACGGGAGAAAATATAGAGGTTAGAACAAAAGATGAAATAGGAATATTAACAAGTAGTATTAATACAATGTCAGGAAATTTAAAAGAACTTATACAAGAGGTAAATCAGAGCTCAGAGCTTGTTGCTGCTCATTCTGAAGAGTTAACTGCCAGTGCAGAGGAATCTAAGACGACAACAGAGTATATAACAACTGCTATCCAGGAAGTAGCAAGCGGAGCGGATTCTCAGAGTGAAAAAGTTTCTCACAGTGAAAAAGCATTAGAAACGATGGCAATGGGAATTTCTCAAATTGCTATTTCATCTTCATCCATTTCAGAAACGTCACAAAGCACTATTGATAAAGCTCAAACAGGTGGAGAGTCTGTAAAACAAACTGTAGAACAAATGAAGTCGATTCAATCATCTGTTCAAACATCAAATGAAATGATTAAATCACTTGACGAGCGCTCAAAACAAATTGGAAATATCGTTGAAGTCATAACAGGTATTGCTGATCAAACCAATTTATTAGCATTAAATGCAGCGATTGAAGCGGCTCGTGCAGGTGAACAGGGGAAAGGATTTGCAGTTGTTGCAGATGAGGTGAGAAAGTTAGCTGAAGAATCGAAAAAATCTTCTGATCAAATTCGCCAACTAATTTCATCCATACAATACGAAATGATTAGCTCACTTAAAGGAATGGGTCAGGTGACACAAGACGTTAATGATGGATTAGAGCTAGCAAATAGAACACAAGGAAATTTTTTCGAAATTATAGAATCAACGAAACTTGTTTCAGAACAAATAGATCAAATGGCAGCTACTGCTCAAGAAATTTCAGTTGTTACGGCTGAGGCTGCAGTTTCTTTCGGTGAGATATCAAATATTACTAAAGAAACAACAGCAAGTACACAGGAAGTTGCTTCTTCATCAGAAGAACAATTAGGATCTATGGAGGAGATTGCTACATCTGCTCAATCATTGAGTGAAATGGCAGTAAACCTGAGAGAAATGATCAGTAAGTTTAAAGTTTAA
- a CDS encoding acetyl-CoA carboxylase biotin carboxylase subunit: protein MFKKILVANRGEIAVRIMRTCKSLGIRTVAIYSEADQDAPHRRFADEAYLVGGPRVADSYLKIDTIIEIAKEVGAEAVHPGYGLLSENPEFARKCEEEGLVFVGPSPQVIASMGSKIEARKIMKQAGVPVVPGILTSLSNSEQAVKVAKEIGYPIMLKASSGGGGIGMQIVRNDEEMVKAFEGNQKRAIAFFGNGEMYLEKYIENPRHIEIQLLADSKGNTVYLWERECSIQRRHQKIVEEAPSAFVDYDLRKNIGETAVQAAKAIGYQNAGTIEFLVDENKSFYFLEMNTRLQVEHPVTEEITGIDLVEEQLRLAAGELLRFSQEQIPLNGHSIEVRIYAEDPKTFYPSPGTITSLSLPEVDKIRHELGVHEQSIVTPYYDPMIAKLIVKGKDREDAIKKLQLALSEYHVGGIKTNIPILREIVEHSAFQSGDTTTNFLAKYFGR, encoded by the coding sequence TTGTTCAAAAAGATACTTGTTGCAAATCGAGGAGAAATTGCGGTTCGAATTATGAGAACATGCAAATCATTAGGTATTAGAACAGTTGCTATCTATTCTGAGGCAGATCAGGACGCTCCACACAGACGATTTGCTGATGAAGCATATCTGGTAGGTGGGCCACGTGTGGCAGACAGTTATTTAAAGATCGATACTATTATTGAAATTGCAAAAGAGGTAGGTGCTGAAGCTGTTCATCCAGGCTACGGACTATTATCTGAAAATCCAGAGTTTGCTAGAAAATGTGAAGAAGAGGGACTTGTTTTTGTTGGACCGTCTCCGCAGGTAATTGCTAGCATGGGAAGTAAAATTGAAGCACGTAAAATAATGAAGCAAGCCGGAGTACCTGTTGTTCCTGGTATTTTAACTTCTTTATCAAATTCAGAACAAGCAGTTAAGGTTGCAAAAGAAATTGGTTATCCAATCATGTTAAAGGCCTCTTCTGGTGGCGGTGGAATAGGAATGCAGATTGTTAGAAATGATGAAGAAATGGTAAAGGCTTTTGAAGGAAATCAAAAAAGAGCCATTGCATTTTTCGGCAACGGAGAGATGTATTTAGAAAAGTACATCGAAAACCCGAGACATATTGAAATACAACTTTTAGCAGATAGCAAAGGAAATACTGTGTATCTATGGGAAAGGGAATGTTCGATACAAAGAAGACATCAAAAAATCGTAGAAGAAGCTCCATCAGCTTTTGTAGATTATGACTTAAGAAAAAATATAGGGGAAACAGCTGTTCAAGCAGCAAAGGCAATAGGCTATCAAAATGCAGGAACAATTGAGTTTTTAGTAGATGAAAACAAAAGCTTCTATTTTCTTGAAATGAATACAAGGTTACAGGTCGAGCATCCTGTAACAGAAGAAATTACCGGAATTGATCTAGTCGAAGAACAGCTGCGGTTGGCAGCAGGAGAATTGTTGCGTTTTTCTCAAGAACAAATACCTCTAAATGGACATTCCATTGAAGTTCGAATCTATGCGGAAGATCCGAAAACCTTTTATCCTTCACCTGGGACTATTACTTCTCTTTCCTTACCAGAAGTAGATAAAATTAGGCATGAGCTCGGGGTACATGAGCAATCAATTGTTACTCCTTACTACGATCCGATGATTGCAAAGTTAATAGTTAAGGGAAAAGATCGTGAGGATGCGATCAAAAAACTTCAACTTGCATTATCTGAATACCACGTTGGAGGTATTAAAACAAATATTCCTATTCTTAGAGAGATTGTTGAACATAGTGCATTTCAATCTGGTGATACAACAACTAATTTTCTGGCAAAATACTTCGGTCGGTAG
- a CDS encoding acyl-CoA dehydrogenase family protein: protein MNFDLSKEQEMIRHMIHEFAEEQVAPEADERDRSGEFPEKIFQQLAKLGMMGLPFPEQYGGGDADTISFAIVVEELSRVCASTGITYSAHISLGAAPIFMFGTEQQKEDYLTPLCKGEYLGAFGLTEPNAGSDAAGTQTTAILKENEWQLSGSKCFITNASYAKNLAITAVTDRTKGINGISAFLVPTDSEGFTVIANYEKMGLHASNTTELILEEVTIPKENLLGVEGNGYKQFLATLDGGRIGIGAMAVGIAQGAYEKALQYAKNRTQFGKNLSKFQAIQFKLADMAMNIEVARNMVYKAAWLKDKGRGFKTEAAMAKLFSSEICMKVCDQAIQIHGGYGYMKEYQVERFFRDAKLLEIGEGTSEVQRMVIAKQIGC from the coding sequence ATGAATTTTGACTTATCGAAAGAGCAAGAGATGATTCGTCACATGATTCATGAGTTTGCTGAAGAACAAGTGGCCCCGGAAGCAGATGAAAGAGATCGTTCGGGGGAATTTCCGGAGAAGATTTTTCAACAGTTAGCAAAATTAGGGATGATGGGTTTACCGTTTCCTGAGCAATATGGTGGTGGTGATGCCGACACAATTAGCTTTGCCATTGTTGTTGAGGAGTTGAGTAGAGTATGTGCTTCAACAGGTATAACGTATTCTGCGCATATTTCGTTAGGTGCTGCCCCAATATTTATGTTTGGAACAGAACAGCAGAAAGAAGACTATCTCACACCATTATGTAAAGGTGAGTACTTAGGTGCCTTTGGCTTAACGGAGCCAAACGCAGGCTCTGATGCAGCAGGCACTCAGACCACAGCCATTTTAAAGGAAAATGAGTGGCAGCTTTCTGGTTCAAAATGCTTTATTACAAATGCAAGCTATGCAAAAAATTTGGCCATCACAGCTGTAACAGACCGAACAAAAGGGATAAATGGTATTAGTGCCTTTCTTGTCCCAACAGACTCTGAAGGATTTACGGTAATAGCTAATTACGAAAAAATGGGGTTACATGCATCAAACACAACAGAATTAATACTAGAAGAAGTTACGATTCCAAAGGAAAATCTTCTTGGTGTGGAAGGAAACGGATATAAACAATTTTTGGCTACACTTGATGGAGGAAGAATCGGAATTGGTGCAATGGCAGTTGGTATTGCACAGGGTGCTTATGAAAAAGCCCTTCAATATGCAAAAAATCGTACTCAGTTTGGAAAAAACTTATCAAAATTTCAGGCAATACAATTTAAATTGGCTGATATGGCAATGAATATCGAGGTTGCTCGTAATATGGTGTACAAAGCTGCATGGCTTAAAGACAAAGGAAGAGGATTTAAAACCGAAGCGGCCATGGCAAAGTTATTTTCTTCCGAAATTTGTATGAAAGTATGTGATCAGGCGATTCAAATTCATGGTGGTTATGGCTACATGAAGGAATACCAAGTAGAGCGGTTTTTCCGTGATGCAAAATTATTAGAAATTGGTGAAGGGACATCAGAGGTTCAACGAATGGTTATCGCAAAGCAAATTGGATGCTAA